In a single window of the Flavobacteriales bacterium genome:
- a CDS encoding AIR synthase-related protein, translating into MSDQRYMQRGVSASKEDVHNAIKNIDKGLYPKAFCKIVPDYLTGSQDHCIVMHADGAGTKSSLAYMYWKETGDLSVWKGIAQDALIMNIDDLLCVGATGPILLSSTIGRNKNLIPGEVLSAIINGTEELLEDLRNHGIEIYSTGGETADVGDLVRTIIVDSTVTARMERKNVIDNANIQAGDVIVGLASFGQANYEKEYNGGMGSNGLTSARHDVFEKYLAEKYPESFDHDVPNDLVYSGSKKLTDTVENAPLDAGKMVLSPTRTYAPVIKAILDKMSDQVHGMVHCSGGAQTKILHFVENLHIVKNNLFPTPPLFEMIQKESGTDWKEMYKVFNMGHRMEVYLPKDAAQELIEISKSFGIDAQIVGYCEASEGKSLKIESAHGVFDY; encoded by the coding sequence ATGAGTGACCAAAGATATATGCAAAGAGGTGTTTCCGCCTCCAAAGAAGATGTGCACAATGCCATAAAAAACATTGACAAAGGGTTGTATCCAAAAGCTTTTTGTAAAATCGTACCAGACTACCTCACAGGAAGTCAAGATCACTGTATAGTAATGCATGCCGATGGTGCAGGTACCAAGTCTTCTTTGGCTTATATGTATTGGAAAGAAACAGGTGATTTGAGTGTTTGGAAAGGTATTGCTCAAGATGCTTTGATTATGAATATCGATGACCTTTTGTGTGTGGGAGCGACAGGACCTATTCTACTCTCTTCTACCATCGGAAGAAACAAAAACTTGATTCCTGGTGAAGTGCTTTCAGCAATCATCAATGGTACAGAAGAACTCCTTGAAGATCTTCGAAATCATGGAATCGAAATTTATTCTACAGGTGGAGAAACTGCCGATGTGGGTGATTTGGTAAGAACTATTATTGTTGATTCTACCGTTACGGCAAGAATGGAACGCAAGAATGTAATTGACAATGCCAATATCCAAGCAGGTGATGTTATTGTGGGCTTAGCATCTTTTGGGCAAGCAAATTATGAAAAAGAATACAACGGAGGAATGGGATCCAATGGACTTACCTCTGCACGTCATGATGTATTCGAAAAATATTTAGCCGAAAAATACCCAGAAAGTTTTGATCACGATGTACCAAATGATTTGGTTTATTCGGGGAGCAAAAAACTTACCGATACTGTAGAAAACGCACCTTTGGATGCCGGAAAAATGGTTCTTTCCCCTACTCGAACGTATGCGCCCGTGATTAAAGCCATTTTAGATAAAATGAGTGATCAGGTTCACGGAATGGTTCATTGTTCTGGGGGAGCTCAAACCAAAATATTGCATTTTGTAGAAAATTTACATATCGTAAAAAATAACCTCTTCCCTACTCCACCACTTTTTGAAATGATCCAAAAAGAATCGGGTACAGACTGGAAAGAAATGTACAAAGTGTTTAATATGGGACACCGCATGGAAGTATATCTACCAAAAGACGCAGCCCAAGAACTTATCGAAATTTCAAAATCTTTTGGAATTGATGCACAAATTGTTGGGTATTGTGAGGCTTCCGAAGGAAAATCATTAAAAATAGAATCTGCTCACGGAGTATTTGATTATTAA
- the prfA gene encoding peptide chain release factor 1, translating to MLDKLEKIHQRFIEVSDQIVDPNIISDMKRYVALNKEYKDLQKIEDAYQEYKLLVSNIAESKDILANETDPEMKEMAKMELDEALPRKEEMDEEIKWLLIPKDPEDAKNAQVEIRAGTGGDEASIFAGDLFRMYTKYCEGRGWKISVSDFTEGTAGGYKEVIFDVSGQDVYGTMKYESGVHRVQRVPQTETQGRVHTSAATVIVLPEAEEFDIDIKESDLRVDSFCSSGPGGQSVNTTYSAIRITHVPTGVVAQCQDQKSKLKNYDKALKVLRNRIYEMELQKKLEAEAEHRKSLVSSGDRSAKIRTYNYPQSRITDHRIGLTLYSLNDFINGDIQKVIDELTLVENTERLKEGSDE from the coding sequence ATGCTAGATAAATTAGAGAAAATACACCAACGCTTCATCGAAGTTTCTGATCAGATTGTAGATCCGAATATCATTTCGGACATGAAACGCTATGTGGCGCTAAACAAAGAATATAAAGATCTTCAAAAAATAGAAGATGCTTATCAAGAATACAAGCTCTTGGTTTCCAATATAGCAGAATCGAAAGATATTTTGGCAAACGAAACAGATCCTGAAATGAAGGAAATGGCGAAAATGGAACTCGACGAAGCACTCCCAAGAAAGGAAGAGATGGATGAAGAAATCAAATGGCTTCTGATTCCAAAAGATCCTGAGGATGCTAAAAATGCTCAAGTAGAAATCCGTGCAGGTACGGGTGGAGATGAAGCCTCTATTTTTGCTGGAGACCTTTTCCGTATGTACACAAAATATTGCGAAGGAAGAGGATGGAAAATTTCAGTTTCCGATTTTACAGAAGGTACTGCAGGAGGATATAAAGAAGTTATTTTTGACGTAAGCGGACAAGATGTGTATGGAACCATGAAATATGAATCGGGAGTTCACCGTGTTCAGCGTGTTCCACAAACGGAAACTCAAGGACGTGTTCACACTTCTGCTGCCACCGTTATTGTGCTTCCAGAAGCCGAAGAATTTGATATCGATATCAAAGAATCTGATCTTCGTGTAGATTCTTTCTGTTCGTCTGGTCCTGGAGGTCAGTCTGTAAATACCACTTATTCTGCCATCAGAATTACCCACGTTCCTACAGGAGTTGTGGCTCAGTGTCAGGATCAAAAATCGAAACTAAAAAACTACGATAAAGCCCTTAAAGTACTGAGAAATCGTATCTACGAAATGGAACTTCAGAAAAAGCTTGAAGCCGAAGCTGAACATCGTAAATCTTTAGTTTCTTCGGGTGACCGTTCGGCAAAAATTAGAACCTATAACTACCCACAAAGTAGAATTACAGACCACCGAATAGGACTTACACTTTATAGTCTAAATGACTTTATTAATGGAGATATCCAAAAAGTAATCGACGAGCTAACACTAGTAGAAAATACCGAAAGATTAAAAGAAGGTTCTGATGAATAA
- the pyrF gene encoding orotidine-5'-phosphate decarboxylase produces the protein MNKQEIVDQIKKKKSFLCVGLDTDINRIPKHLLETEDPVFEFNKQIIDATKDFCVAYKPNIAFYEAMGPKGWESLRKTLEYIPKDIFTIADAKRGDIGNTSKMYAQCFFEQYQFDSVTVAPYMGKDSVEPFLDFDGKWVILLALTSNQGGLEMQTEKLASGKPIYQMTLEKSQNWENADRLMYVVGATRAEMLTDIRKTIPDAFLLVPGVGAQGGSLTEVAKYGWNKDCGLLINSSRGIIYKSDGEDFAEKAQEEAQKLQQQMEKIIIEKGL, from the coding sequence ATGAATAAACAAGAGATTGTTGACCAAATAAAAAAGAAAAAATCCTTCCTTTGTGTAGGTTTAGATACCGATATAAACCGAATCCCAAAGCATCTTTTAGAAACAGAAGACCCTGTTTTTGAATTTAATAAACAGATTATAGATGCAACTAAGGATTTTTGTGTTGCCTATAAACCCAATATTGCTTTTTATGAAGCTATGGGACCTAAAGGATGGGAAAGCCTGAGAAAAACCTTGGAATATATTCCAAAAGATATTTTCACCATTGCCGATGCCAAGCGTGGAGATATCGGAAATACTTCAAAGATGTATGCCCAGTGTTTTTTTGAGCAATATCAATTCGACTCGGTAACCGTTGCACCCTATATGGGAAAAGACAGCGTGGAACCATTCTTGGATTTTGATGGAAAATGGGTAATTCTACTGGCACTTACCTCTAACCAAGGTGGCCTGGAAATGCAAACGGAAAAACTGGCATCAGGGAAACCTATTTATCAAATGACTTTGGAAAAATCCCAAAACTGGGAAAATGCCGATCGATTAATGTATGTGGTAGGTGCCACCAGAGCAGAAATGCTTACAGATATTCGAAAGACCATCCCAGATGCCTTTCTACTCGTTCCAGGAGTGGGAGCACAAGGAGGAAGCCTTACCGAAGTTGCCAAATACGGCTGGAACAAAGATTGTGGATTGCTCATCAATTCTTCCCGAGGGATTATCTATAAATCCGATGGAGAAGATTTTGCAGAAAAAGCCCAAGAAGAAGCTCAAAAACTCCAACAACAAATGGAGAAAATTATTATAGAAAAAGGATTGTAG
- a CDS encoding DUF3667 domain-containing protein has translation MNVACKSCAVVLPKNANFCSNCGGKVVDSRLTLKSIWFEFIGPFFSWENYFWKTLKHLVIAPDKVCRAYTSGARKQYYQPFSFLMVYISISLLFLKFTNVMEKSVETSNININPKTTDPLVVDAQTWTSGMYDNYNFIIIGSIPIMALISYIIFKKRKDNFAEHIVYQSYIQSFVGYLGLVLQTIFLLIFNFQVFSFSLISTVFTLVFLNYLFIRMYKLKFWAIIWANVKALLVFLGIIIVLGLAAGAVLFLYDLVVK, from the coding sequence ATGAATGTTGCATGTAAATCTTGTGCGGTAGTATTGCCAAAAAATGCTAATTTCTGTTCAAATTGTGGAGGAAAAGTTGTTGATTCCCGTCTCACTTTAAAGAGTATTTGGTTTGAATTTATTGGACCATTTTTTAGTTGGGAAAATTATTTTTGGAAAACCTTGAAACACTTAGTTATTGCACCAGATAAGGTCTGTAGAGCTTATACATCAGGAGCAAGAAAACAGTATTATCAGCCATTTTCTTTTTTGATGGTTTATATCTCTATCTCTCTATTGTTTTTGAAGTTTACAAATGTAATGGAAAAAAGTGTTGAGACTTCTAATATTAACATTAACCCAAAAACTACCGATCCTTTGGTGGTCGATGCACAAACTTGGACATCAGGAATGTATGATAACTACAACTTCATCATTATCGGGTCTATTCCAATCATGGCATTGATATCTTATATTATTTTCAAAAAGAGGAAAGATAATTTTGCAGAACATATAGTGTATCAATCCTATATTCAGTCTTTTGTAGGGTATTTAGGTTTAGTTTTGCAAACTATATTTTTACTGATTTTCAATTTTCAAGTCTTTAGTTTTAGCCTTATTAGCACTGTTTTTACTTTAGTGTTTTTGAATTATCTATTTATAAGAATGTATAAATTAAAGTTCTGGGCAATCATTTGGGCAAATGTAAAAGCTTTATTAGTTTTTTTAGGGATTATAATAGTTTTAGGGTTAGCTGCTGGAGCGGTGTTATTCCTTTATGATTTAGTAGTCAAGTGA
- a CDS encoding Fic family protein — MYNWQQKDWKNFQYNLTEIEDLLLVYQEQIGTLKGTVHVLSEKQKIETLVDMLVTEAIKNTEIEGEFVSREDVMSSIKNNLGIYPKVKNIKDLRAKGMATVVTEVHKGYQKKLTEKDLFNWHKLLFPYPTKLNIGTWRSHENPMQIISGSYGKEKIHFEAPPSQQVPEEMKDFIHWFNDTAPKGENTIKYAPIRSALSHLYFESIHPFEDGNGRIGRAIAEKSLLQTIGSPILISLSASIESDRKAYYLALKKAQKSNQITDWLKYFIGVIIDAQKKSEELIHFTLKKAKLFDRHQESFNTRQTKILKKMLEKGPEGFEGGMSAKKYMKITKTSKATATRDIQQLVKLGIFVAQGGGRSTSYSLHLSF, encoded by the coding sequence ATGTATAATTGGCAACAAAAAGATTGGAAAAATTTTCAATACAATTTGACAGAAATTGAGGATCTATTACTCGTTTATCAAGAGCAAATAGGAACCCTTAAAGGAACTGTGCATGTCTTATCCGAAAAACAAAAAATAGAAACACTGGTGGACATGCTCGTGACAGAAGCGATCAAAAACACCGAAATTGAGGGGGAATTTGTGAGTCGTGAAGATGTGATGTCTTCTATCAAAAATAATTTGGGTATTTACCCAAAGGTAAAAAATATCAAAGATTTGCGTGCCAAAGGAATGGCTACCGTTGTTACCGAAGTACACAAGGGATATCAGAAAAAACTCACCGAAAAAGATTTATTTAACTGGCATAAGCTTCTTTTTCCTTATCCTACAAAGCTAAATATCGGTACTTGGCGAAGTCATGAAAACCCCATGCAAATTATTTCGGGAAGCTACGGGAAAGAAAAAATCCACTTTGAAGCTCCTCCTTCTCAACAAGTTCCAGAAGAAATGAAGGATTTCATTCATTGGTTTAATGACACTGCACCCAAAGGTGAAAATACGATTAAATACGCTCCCATCCGTTCGGCTTTGTCTCATTTGTACTTTGAAAGCATTCACCCTTTTGAAGATGGAAATGGACGAATAGGGCGTGCCATTGCCGAAAAATCCCTTTTACAAACTATTGGTTCCCCTATTCTTATTAGCCTTTCTGCGAGTATAGAATCTGATCGAAAAGCCTATTATCTTGCTCTAAAAAAAGCCCAAAAAAGTAATCAAATAACCGATTGGCTCAAGTATTTTATTGGTGTTATTATAGATGCCCAAAAAAAATCGGAGGAATTGATTCATTTTACTTTAAAGAAAGCCAAATTATTTGATCGTCACCAAGAATCATTCAATACTCGACAAACCAAAATACTCAAGAAAATGCTCGAAAAAGGTCCCGAAGGTTTTGAAGGAGGAATGAGTGCAAAAAAATATATGAAGATAACCAAAACCTCAAAAGCTACGGCGACACGAGATATCCAACAACTGGTAAAACTGGGCATTTTTGTGGCTCAAGGTGGTGGACGAAGCACTTCTTATTCGCTTCATTTGTCTTTTTAG
- a CDS encoding DUF3667 domain-containing protein encodes MGDYCKSCHAALMPQAKFCANCGGKIVNERLTLGGIWKEFVGPFFSWENNFWKTIKSLILKPEWVLNAYIEGARRKFFRPFPFLIVYTTISLLMLKFNPVLLEKSFNRGIKINNPNRSEESLQASQEFAKNFADIFYGYYNFIIIGMIPILGLISYWIFKKYKNNLAEHIVYQSYIQAFVGYVGILIQILFMNLLGVNIVVIGVLSTCISLFYYNYAFYKLYRYGFWKGVLINLKALFAFGIVFILSALAIGIFVAVNLAQ; translated from the coding sequence ATGGGTGATTATTGTAAATCTTGCCATGCAGCTTTAATGCCTCAAGCTAAATTTTGTGCAAATTGCGGCGGAAAAATTGTTAATGAACGCTTAACCTTAGGTGGTATTTGGAAAGAATTTGTAGGTCCTTTTTTTAGTTGGGAAAATAATTTTTGGAAGACAATTAAAAGTTTGATATTGAAGCCAGAATGGGTATTAAATGCTTATATAGAAGGTGCCCGTAGAAAGTTCTTCCGTCCTTTTCCATTTCTAATTGTTTACACTACGATTTCCTTGTTGATGCTCAAGTTTAATCCTGTTTTATTGGAAAAATCTTTTAATAGAGGAATAAAAATAAATAACCCAAATAGATCAGAAGAATCTCTACAAGCATCACAAGAGTTTGCTAAAAATTTTGCAGATATTTTCTATGGCTATTACAATTTCATCATTATTGGGATGATTCCTATTTTGGGGCTAATTTCTTATTGGATATTCAAAAAGTATAAAAACAATTTAGCAGAACATATTGTTTATCAGTCTTATATTCAGGCATTCGTAGGCTATGTGGGGATTCTAATACAAATTTTGTTTATGAACTTATTGGGAGTCAACATCGTGGTTATAGGTGTTTTAAGTACTTGTATTTCTTTGTTTTATTATAATTATGCTTTCTATAAACTTTATCGTTACGGTTTTTGGAAAGGTGTTTTGATAAATTTAAAAGCTCTTTTTGCTTTTGGAATTGTTTTTATTTTATCAGCTTTAGCTATTGGTATTTTCGTGGCTGTAAATTTAGCTCAGTAA
- a CDS encoding SRPBCC domain-containing protein gives MQFTKIHLGILFVFGLFVSSCSEDKICSPDQSLTVVNSNITTNADSSTFYIYTDIVINAPKEEVWNVLTNWEKMGDWSTSFIGLTGDIRDEGQIVAHYLLGTDTLHFPHALHFVDGEEFGWADPIAFAPQITDNHLFKLEAISDCQTRFIQTDEFTGENPQFPLPALSAQTQEGYNLFNSQLKKEVED, from the coding sequence ATGCAATTCACAAAAATTCATTTGGGTATTCTTTTCGTTTTTGGTCTATTTGTAAGTTCATGTAGCGAAGATAAAATCTGTTCACCTGATCAAAGTTTGACAGTAGTAAATTCTAATATTACCACCAATGCGGATTCTAGTACTTTTTACATTTATACGGATATCGTGATAAATGCACCAAAAGAAGAAGTATGGAATGTGCTAACAAATTGGGAGAAAATGGGTGATTGGAGTACATCATTTATTGGTCTTACAGGAGATATTCGAGACGAAGGCCAAATTGTAGCTCATTATCTACTTGGAACCGATACATTACATTTTCCACATGCTTTGCATTTTGTAGATGGTGAAGAATTTGGATGGGCAGACCCAATTGCATTTGCTCCACAAATAACAGATAATCATCTATTTAAACTAGAAGCAATATCTGATTGTCAGACACGCTTTATACAAACGGACGAATTTACAGGAGAAAACCCTCAATTTCCTTTACCTGCTTTATCAGCTCAAACACAAGAAGGGTATAATTTATTTAACAGTCAGTTAAAAAAAGAAGTTGAAGATTAA
- a CDS encoding YdeI/OmpD-associated family protein, which yields MKKYKTAQDFYDSQEKGIKLFSQIRQILLDTELEETVKWGVPCYVIGKGNVVGIAGFKNYLAVWFHQGVFLADQENVLINAQENKTIALRQWRMEYEDTLDTALFLKYVQEAIANELEGKKHKKRTNTKPIEIPEELQQVFDEDFELKDQFDALTPGKKREYCKYIQEAKRAATKEKRILKIIPMIKQGLSLNDQYRS from the coding sequence ATGAAAAAATACAAAACTGCTCAAGATTTTTACGACTCTCAAGAAAAAGGAATCAAGCTTTTTTCACAAATAAGACAAATTTTATTGGATACAGAACTGGAAGAAACAGTCAAATGGGGCGTTCCTTGCTATGTTATCGGTAAAGGAAATGTAGTAGGAATTGCAGGATTTAAGAATTATTTGGCAGTATGGTTTCATCAAGGTGTTTTTTTAGCAGATCAAGAAAACGTACTAATTAATGCCCAAGAGAATAAAACGATTGCTCTTAGACAATGGCGAATGGAGTATGAAGATACTCTGGATACTGCTTTGTTTTTAAAATATGTTCAAGAAGCTATTGCCAATGAACTAGAAGGGAAAAAACACAAAAAAAGAACAAACACAAAGCCAATAGAAATTCCTGAAGAGTTACAACAGGTTTTCGATGAAGATTTTGAACTCAAAGACCAATTTGATGCTTTAACTCCAGGGAAAAAAAGAGAATATTGTAAATATATTCAAGAGGCAAAAAGAGCAGCAACTAAAGAAAAAAGGATCTTAAAAATTATTCCAATGATCAAACAAGGCCTCAGTTTAAATGATCAATATCGTTCTTAA
- a CDS encoding cold-shock protein produces METGTVKFFDNSKGFGFIKPENGGKDVFVHINGLIDEIQEGDKVSFDVEEGRKGPNAVNVKVI; encoded by the coding sequence ATGGAAACAGGAACAGTAAAATTCTTCGATAATTCGAAAGGATTTGGATTCATCAAGCCAGAGAATGGTGGTAAAGATGTATTCGTGCACATCAATGGACTTATTGATGAAATTCAAGAAGGTGACAAAGTAAGCTTTGACGTCGAAGAAGGTCGTAAAGGACCGAATGCAGTAAACGTGAAAGTGATTTAA
- a CDS encoding radical SAM protein produces the protein MAEILLITPPFTQLNTPYPATAYLKGFLNTKGIDSRQMDLGIETILRLFSAQYLTEIFEIAEYNFEDFSENAQRIFFQKEQYLQSIDAVISFLQGKNSAIARKICQLNYLPKASRFDQLEDLDWSFGNMGIQDRAKHLATLYLEDLSDFIVECIDPNFGFSRYAEKLGLSANSFDEIYQFLQSDLSFVEQISIDLLEEAIQKHQPKLLTISIPFPGNLILALRFGAYAKKKYPNMVISIGGGFPNTELRSLKDTRVFDFVDFITLDDGELPVELLYQFVKSEKKKSNFPFKRTFYEENGKVVYCNKSEQKDYRMSETGTPDYTDLPLDQYISVIEVANPMHSLWSDGVWNKLTMAHGCYWAKCTFCDTSLDYIKTYYPLKAKILVDRMEELVAQTQNTGFHFVDEAAPPILMRELALEILKRRLQVTWWTNIRFEKSFSQDLCTLLAASGCIAVSGGLEVASDRLLKLINKGVTVEQVAQVTQAFTKAGIMVHSYLMYGYPSQTEQETIDSLELVRQIFELGIIQSGFWHQFALTSHSPIGKTPEEYGILPKKEEILFADNDVQFEDSTRIDHSKFSFGLKKSIYNYMHGVGFDFPIQEWFDFPIPQTTIAPQLIESYLEKETFHVIKPTQKVIWIGQIPFVSHHSKKKKGNVFESIQLHFYLPNGKVSISFDKEIGVWWVAKLSDLSPQNEKKTTFSQLKSSFDLPNQDFEMMWYSKSVNKLRSCGLLVL, from the coding sequence ATGGCAGAGATACTTCTAATAACTCCACCTTTTACCCAGCTGAATACGCCCTATCCTGCAACTGCTTATTTAAAAGGCTTTTTGAATACCAAAGGCATAGATTCTCGCCAGATGGATTTGGGAATAGAGACAATATTGCGGCTTTTTTCAGCACAATATTTGACTGAAATTTTTGAAATAGCTGAGTATAATTTTGAGGATTTTTCCGAAAATGCCCAGAGAATTTTTTTTCAGAAAGAACAATATCTACAAAGTATTGATGCTGTTATATCCTTTTTGCAAGGGAAAAACTCGGCTATAGCCAGAAAAATTTGCCAATTAAATTATTTACCTAAGGCTTCTCGATTTGATCAACTTGAAGATTTAGATTGGAGTTTTGGAAATATGGGAATTCAAGATCGAGCAAAGCATTTGGCTACTTTGTATCTTGAAGATTTATCCGATTTTATTGTAGAATGCATAGATCCAAATTTTGGATTTAGTCGTTATGCAGAAAAGCTGGGTTTGAGTGCCAATTCTTTTGATGAAATTTATCAATTTTTGCAATCTGATCTTAGTTTCGTTGAGCAAATTTCTATAGACCTTTTGGAAGAAGCAATTCAAAAGCATCAACCCAAATTACTCACCATCTCTATCCCTTTTCCTGGGAATTTAATCCTTGCTTTGCGTTTTGGAGCTTATGCTAAAAAGAAATACCCAAATATGGTTATTTCTATCGGGGGAGGATTTCCTAATACAGAACTCAGGAGTCTAAAAGACACTAGAGTGTTTGATTTTGTAGATTTTATCACACTGGATGATGGGGAATTACCTGTAGAGCTTCTTTATCAATTTGTAAAAAGTGAGAAGAAGAAAAGCAATTTTCCTTTTAAAAGAACTTTTTATGAAGAAAACGGAAAAGTAGTTTATTGTAATAAATCTGAACAAAAGGATTATCGGATGTCTGAAACGGGTACACCCGATTATACAGATTTACCCTTGGATCAATATATTTCTGTAATAGAAGTGGCAAACCCAATGCACAGTTTATGGAGTGATGGGGTATGGAATAAGCTGACCATGGCACATGGTTGTTATTGGGCAAAATGCACATTTTGTGATACATCCTTAGACTATATCAAAACATATTATCCGCTGAAAGCAAAAATTTTGGTAGATAGAATGGAAGAATTAGTAGCGCAAACTCAAAATACAGGTTTTCATTTTGTAGATGAAGCGGCACCACCAATTCTTATGCGAGAGTTGGCATTAGAAATACTCAAAAGAAGGTTGCAAGTTACATGGTGGACCAATATCCGATTTGAAAAAAGTTTTAGCCAAGACCTTTGTACGCTTCTTGCGGCTTCAGGTTGTATTGCCGTTTCAGGAGGTTTGGAAGTGGCTTCTGATAGATTATTAAAACTGATTAATAAAGGGGTAACCGTAGAGCAAGTAGCTCAAGTAACCCAAGCTTTTACAAAAGCAGGAATAATGGTGCATTCTTATTTAATGTATGGCTACCCTAGCCAAACAGAACAAGAAACTATTGATAGCTTAGAGCTCGTTCGGCAAATTTTTGAACTGGGCATTATTCAGTCTGGTTTTTGGCATCAGTTTGCATTAACAAGTCACTCGCCCATAGGGAAAACTCCCGAAGAATATGGAATCCTTCCAAAGAAAGAAGAAATTCTTTTTGCCGATAATGATGTTCAATTTGAGGATTCTACAAGAATAGATCATTCCAAGTTTAGTTTTGGACTCAAAAAATCTATTTATAATTATATGCATGGAGTAGGTTTTGATTTCCCAATTCAAGAATGGTTTGATTTTCCAATTCCACAAACCACCATTGCACCCCAATTAATAGAATCGTATTTAGAAAAAGAAACTTTTCATGTCATAAAGCCCACCCAAAAAGTAATTTGGATAGGGCAAATTCCTTTTGTATCCCATCATTCTAAAAAGAAAAAAGGGAACGTCTTTGAAAGTATTCAGCTTCATTTTTATCTACCTAATGGTAAGGTTTCTATTTCTTTCGACAAGGAAATAGGAGTGTGGTGGGTGGCAAAACTCTCTGATTTAAGTCCTCAAAACGAAAAGAAAACAACATTTTCTCAGTTAAAAAGCTCATTTGACTTACCCAATCAAGATTTCGAAATGATGTGGTATTCTAAATCTGTAAACAAATTGAGATCTTGTGGTCTACTTGTTCTGTAG
- a CDS encoding acetyl-CoA carboxylase carboxyltransferase subunit alpha, translated as MERLDFEKPILELEEQLENAKKIGSDAGVDVDDTITNLQAKLEEVKKDIYGNLSAWQRVQISRHPKRPYTLDYIEALTGGDFIELHGDRTVKDDKAMVGGWGTLDGKPVMFIGQQKGKNTKMRQYRNFGMANPEGYRKALRLMKMAEKFNRPVVCLIDTPGAYPGLEAEERGQGEAIARNIYEMAKLRVPIICVIIGEGASGGALGIGVGDKVVMLENSWYSVISPENCSTILWRSWDFKEQAAEALKLTSTDMSNNNLVDHVLPEPQGGAHYDYETTFETVKNYLIGEIDNLSKIEISNLVNQRIEKFCDMGVVQE; from the coding sequence ATGGAGCGTTTAGACTTTGAAAAACCAATTTTGGAATTGGAAGAGCAATTGGAAAATGCCAAAAAAATTGGTTCTGATGCAGGTGTTGATGTAGATGATACAATTACGAATCTCCAAGCTAAATTGGAGGAAGTAAAAAAAGATATATATGGAAATCTTTCAGCTTGGCAACGAGTACAGATTTCTAGACACCCAAAAAGACCTTATACTTTAGATTATATTGAAGCCTTAACAGGTGGAGATTTTATAGAACTCCATGGGGATAGAACCGTAAAGGATGATAAAGCCATGGTAGGAGGATGGGGAACCTTAGACGGAAAACCCGTGATGTTTATTGGTCAGCAAAAAGGGAAAAATACCAAAATGCGCCAGTATCGTAATTTCGGAATGGCAAATCCTGAAGGGTATAGAAAAGCTTTGCGTTTGATGAAAATGGCGGAGAAATTTAATAGACCCGTTGTTTGTTTGATTGATACTCCAGGAGCTTATCCAGGTCTTGAAGCAGAGGAAAGAGGACAAGGAGAAGCCATTGCCCGAAATATCTACGAAATGGCAAAACTTCGTGTACCTATTATCTGTGTGATTATTGGAGAAGGAGCCTCAGGTGGAGCCTTGGGAATAGGTGTAGGAGATAAAGTAGTAATGCTAGAAAACTCTTGGTATTCTGTAATTTCTCCTGAAAACTGTTCTACCATTCTTTGGCGTTCTTGGGATTTTAAAGAACAAGCTGCCGAAGCATTAAAATTGACTTCTACAGACATGTCAAACAATAATCTAGTAGATCACGTATTACCAGAACCACAAGGTGGAGCACACTATGATTACGAGACTACTTTCGAAACAGTGAAAAATTACCTTATTGGTGAAATTGATAATCTTTCTAAAATAGAGATCAGCAATTTAGTCAATCAAAGAATTGAAAAATTCTGTGATATGGGAGTGGTACAAGAATAA